GCTCAGCAGCAGTGACTAAGACCTCACTACAGCCGCATTTGTTGTTGCAGCCCGACGTATCACTTTCTGGAAGCAACAGTCAGACGAAGAAAACGCTGCTGTGTTCAACTGAAAAATACCACAGACAGTTGTGGCGGTTTGATGGGACAAGGGTCTCCCGCAGCTTTCCAGATGTGGCCGCCAAAACATGTTCATGGTAAAGTTCATGCTCACGGACATGCCTGCTTCTCCTAAACTCAGTGCTCGTTGACGGTGTCACTGATGTCGTCTGTTTGAAAGGTAACCGGTGAAACTTTGTGAAAATTGTGAAAAGCTTTGACAGGTACATTGAGAAAATAGCAGTGGACGTCCTTTGAAAACGAACTGTAgattgtgtctctgttattGTGTTATCCTGTGAGTAGCTAACGTAGCGGAGGCGCAGTTCCACGGACTAGGTATTTTCCACCTAGacatgagaggaagaggggaagagagcCAATAAATCAGACACACCTGACCTGAGGTGaacgaaaaacaaaactaacagAAGCAGCACAGATGAGAGAGTGGGTGTAATAGATAATAAATCCagattttgggaaaaaaaaaaaaaaaaaaaaaaaaatttaaaagtaatcTATTActtatttcaaagtaaaaaaagaaagaaagattaatTGTTATCAAAACTGGATCTAATTAACTATTTTAGGAAGTAATCCCTGGggtatgtttatgttaaaaTTAAGTTGCACGACAATCTCATTAACTGTCCCAGACTGTACCGAACACCGGACTTTCCCCTACACTCATTTCATAGATTTGTTATCTTCTAAACTATCGAGGTTTCTCGTACAGGCACTGCCCTCCTTGCACGGAACTCACAGTCATCTCTGTTTCCTTTCAAGTGACCGGCTTCATATGAAAAGGACACACAAACTGTTCCCTCTCAAGTCACTGTCTTACACACAGTAACACGTCTTCCTTGAATTGTGTGCGAATGTTTTGAAAGTTCAACGTTTGACAAATTTCCTTTTCATTGTTATTAGTTAACTGTAGAGTTGGTTATATTGATAGTTCGGAAATGATGGGAATTTCTGAATTGACCAAAGTATTGACCTTTTCTGAGGCTCTTTATGTGTAGACCCATTGACCAATGACAACAAcagataaataatgaatatattaatCTTTATTATAACGTGGTCCAAATACACTGAATTTGGTTTCTGGAATTAATTGAAACTGgttctgttttcctttcataTCTGCCTTTAGCAGCACAGGCATCAAGGATAACCTTACTAATTATTATCCCCATATGTCTTAAATTTGCTTGAAAATATCATTTAATTGCCCTGGCTGGGATCCAACTATAGTTTCGACTAATAACTAATAGATAAACTGATTAAGttataaatcaaatttatttatctGAAAATTCAATGAAATTAAAGTGATTTATTGGTAAATTCAGGTTAAATTAGTGAGTGATGAGACACTTCCTATTTATACATGTATTATAAATGAAttcgttctttctttcccccATTCCTTTCACCGGCCAATGCCAGAAATATCTTAACCTGGAAACTTTCTAACACGGAGCTAAAAGCGTTCTGTCTCATTACTCTAAGCTGATCAGGTGCACCATAACCTAACTGACTGGTGATTAGCGTGAACgtggaaacaaacagaaatagttTAATCCAGTGTCTTTGTTATTTAACTGTCCTCGCCTTGTTCACTGGAGCACTAAGGAGTCACCTGAGTCGCTCTGCCTTTAAAAGCTGCGCAATAAATTCTATTCAGGTTATCAGAGGCAGAGGAACCTCATAGACTGACGAATTCAACCACAGCCTCATCCAATCGATACCAGCTGCAGCGAAGCCACAAACATTCACTTCAATTATCGATGACCCGCTCACTGATCACCTCGTCACCTCTGACCACCATGTTTGCCTCCTGAGGTTCAGTCCATCCAGACTGGCCTGACTTTCCCTCTGAGCTCCAACAGCTATAATTGGATCTCTTAGCCTCGCAGGCTAATGGATTGTAGGAGCTCCCCTGTCCTGGTTGATCCTCTCACAGTGCTCACACAATCACCTCCGTTCCACCGTAACACACTCTGTAAATGTTGGGAACCGCGGCGACGCACAGCTGACACCCGTCGCTAAAAGCtgagtggagaagaagaagaagaagtagaagaagaagctttggaagaaacacagaaacatcagtAGGAATTACAGgtgagtctgtttgtgttttacccAAACAACTAGGTAGTGGCTTTAAAAGTGCATCTAGACCTCCGTGTTGCAGAAGAACAATTTTAATCCTTTTCCAGTAGTTTACTTGGACAAGTCTGGGAAAGAACGTTGCATAATCTGGCAGTGCTTAGAGAGAGAaagcatttttcatttgtttagaaGAACACAAGTCTTGCTTCATCTAAACAAAGGTAATTTACTGCAGAAAGTGGGCCTTGTTTTCAACTTCAGATTTGGAGATGGGTCCATTTAACACTTGAACTGTTGCCTGTTGTCTAGACGTGGAAAacagttttcttcacattttcctcctctcttatGTTTACGAAATACTTCTACTTAAACTGTCTGCTGCCCAAAAATCTGACTAATGATAGTCACTAAGCAAActtgctaaataaataaaacatttgtataGTGCGGTCTCTATTTTTCATGTTGGAAATTCAGAAATAAGAACTTAAATAGGCCATTTAAGGCCCATTTCTCTAATTTGCCACAACCACAGCAGCCTCACTGAGTTTAAACCTTTAATAATCAGATTACAGTATTCAGATTTACTCATATGCCACTTCAATTCACCACTGTTTCTacgtgtttttattcatatgcCTCTATGGCATATGATAGAGATCTATGATAGAGATCTGTCGAGCCAGAGATCTGCTAAACTGtatttcatagttttttttgtttgttttctttacctAACAATGGCCAAAAAcaatctttcttcttctttttctttttcatcagaaGGCCCACTCTCCCCTGCAGGATGAAGCCCAGATGTGTGCGCTCCACTGTGGACCGACTTCCAACCATCAGTGAAATGCAGGAGAGCGACGTGGAGGACGGAGACCTGGACTCCTCCTACCACACTCTGGACGAGTACGTGGACTCCATCAAGGAGCTCTCCCAGCCGGCCCCCTTCCCGCTCCACGGGCCCCTCAGAGGCCACCGCCGCTGGATGGTCTGCACGCGAGGCCTCCGAGCTGCACCTTTGACTGCGCCGGCGTTTCCGAACTCCTCGAGGTCCTACGCCCCCTGGCTTCCAGTCGACCTTTCAGACGTGTTGCTCACCTTGACTGACCAGTCGAACTATGACGCGCCGCAGCGCTTTGGACAgacactgctggacatcttgGCTGAACAGTCTCTGTATGCAGGCCTGGTGTGAGCCAGGAGATGAGCGAGTGGACTGATTTCCTTTGCTCAGACACCCCTGCAGCGTGCTGTGTTCTATCATTCGTAAGAAACCAAAAAGTCATACAGATTGTCTTTGAAGTGCTAAATGGATGCAACACATGAAACAACAGATAAGTAAAGGAAAATATCAAGGGCAGGACAAACAAATGAGCCGAGTCGCCTCAAGTTTTAGCCAGCTGAAACCCTCCACCAGGCTTCTTTCCATCCTGACCCCAAATATTTAAAGTCACATTCCATGATGTTTTCCACTGAAGAGCCTGAAACTATAAACTATTAACAAAAGACTGATTAATTAATGAAGAGGAAGCGGCTGCGCTGGGCCCTAGGACATTATATGACCTTAAAACAAACTCTGTCTGGGTTTTAGGTTGCAAAGTTTTGCCTCTTAgccaccacagaggccccaaACAATTTGAAGATGTCACTTCCCAATTTAACTATTCACACATTCCCTCCTCGAATTCTGCCGAGAGCCCCAAACCGAGGATGtttaaatattgtatttctttctttctttctttctttgatttgttttatctcAGACATTTTAAATCTCATTTAATAGCCAGATGTGTGCAGGAACCAAGGTGAGTTATAAAAGGAAGTACCTCAAATTTCCTTTGCACAAGTCTTAATGTATTCACGGttctgagctgcagatatgttgATATAGTTTCAAAGGCATTTTACTCAAGCTCAAACAAAGTTTTAACAGCTACTCTTCGTGTAAACATCCTGCACTGCCTCTTGTGACTTGTCAGGGGCCATGCTTCATGTTCAGTCGTTTACTTTTAGTTTCGTTTTCCCCGAAGTTCTGCGACTGAGGGAAAACTGACTCCAGCTGGCTCTTGGCAGGACTCGCCTGACTTGCCTCCAACAATCATGTggtgggagagagaggaggagtaGAGTGGCGCTCCCCTAAGAGACACTTCCAGTGAACAGGCCTCTGAGTTTTATTCTGACTGACCCCAGATTGCTCACGCACATACGTTGATCATGAACATGAAGGGCCCCGCAGGATAGCGATTGCACAGAACTGGGAAGAGTCGTCATAAAATTCTATGACAGTCACGGATGTCTTTAAAGTTACTGCTATAGATAAGACTCATGAGTCAGAGCCAGAACTTAGATTGCGCAACACCTATTGCAGCAGGGAAGTGCTGCTTCAGCAGAGGCTCTGCATTCAGCgaatgttttctttgaaatttTATCCATGGTGATGGTGAAGGCCAGGTACGGCCTCTTCTCCAGAACTCATTAAATCGGTGAGTTACTGCGAGCAGGAAGACGCGCTGTGTGTGTCCGAGGAGGCCGATGAGCCAGAGTTCGATTGTGTGGCGTGTAAACACTGAAGTGTGGCTTTGAGCAAGAAATGGAGCCAAAGATGGCTGCAGGAATAGGAGCAGAGTGTCGGAGGATACCGCTAGAAGTTAGTCATATCACCAGAATCCATCGAAAAAGTCTACAAATCATCTTCCTGAAATGTAACTGAACTTTAAACAGTTGCAGGACTGTCGCTGCAGGCCGCCAGGCTCCAGTCGGGACATGTACTGGATTTACTGATGATTATCAGCAGGTTTTTAGTCTGGATGAATTCCCAAGTttcttgacaaaataaaacagttataCTTCATTTACTTTGTATGATCTCATTATTTCACAATACACAGCACTGCATTGCTGATCTGCACAAGTCCATCTCAGCGTGGCTGCCATTCATATGTACTCCAGATTCTACAGTGCTCATGAGAAAACCTGCTGCTGCCTTGTTTTTAGCTCTGACCTGTTGCAGGCAACGCAACTCGGATGACTCCTTAGTGCTCCAGCATGTTGTTGAGTTAACTGCTTCTGTCTGCCGTCTAGTGTTGATTTGGTAACTTTTACTGAATTTATTCGCTGTCCGGCCATCTGGGCACATTTAATCAGTGGTCGGTGAGAGAGATTATTCTAAATGGCTCGTCTAAAACATTGCACAACAAATCAAACAGTAATTTGTTGCTCTAGGTGgtccttttgatttttttttctcttttgaataATAAATTCAGACTACTGTCACCTAGTGGTGTACTATATAGGCGTATActgcttaatattgtgtagatcttccttgtgccttcacaaaagaaaaacagttgtgacacaacagagaatggacacgggtcgccctgagggtgtcctgtggtgcaaaatgttgttagcggggacctttgggtcctatgggttgaggggagggtcctctgtggatcagacttgttccagtgaaGTCCAGTGGGTGCTTCATATCTGAGTTCCATCCagataaatgccaggtccaaacgtttcccagcagaacactgaactgtcgaattgtcacaagatggtcggtgttctttacttctcctgtcagtggttttaatgttgtggctgactggtgtatgcACCAGCAGGCTATTGGCTTTAAGCTTCACGGCGTGTTGTAGTGCAACCTTTTGACCCATACGAGGTGAGGTTGTGGGCCATGAATCCAAACAGACGAAGAAGGGAAAATGCTAAGATGCAACATGGAGAGAACTTTCCTGCTGGTGTGTCACTACATTAAACACACTTCCTGCTTTTCCATGAATTaaaatctgctgctgcagctttacgTCTGTGTACAATATGCTAACTTTCAAAGCACCGCTGCTGCGAAGGCCgatgaaatgtagaaaataaacagtgacaCGGTTGTGTGGGCTGCTGTGTTTATTCTTAGTGTGTTGCTACTACTGAGTGGGTAGCAGATTGTTGAGAGGTTCATTGGCTTCAGTTAAACTCAGTAAACTTCAGGTTTGCCCCCATCTCTACGAGGTTAATAAACAAAGGC
The nucleotide sequence above comes from Mugil cephalus isolate CIBA_MC_2020 chromosome 2, CIBA_Mcephalus_1.1, whole genome shotgun sequence. Encoded proteins:
- the si:ch73-6k14.2 gene encoding uncharacterized protein si:ch73-6k14.2 codes for the protein MKPRCVRSTVDRLPTISEMQESDVEDGDLDSSYHTLDEYVDSIKELSQPAPFPLHGPLRGHRRWMVCTRGLRAAPLTAPAFPNSSRSYAPWLPVDLSDVLLTLTDQSNYDAPQRFGQTLLDILAEQSLYAGLV